A genomic stretch from Candidatus Latescibacterota bacterium includes:
- a CDS encoding sigma-54-dependent Fis family transcriptional regulator — protein sequence MTQLLIIDDDRAIRRSLELHLAGRGFRVHQAGDLAAGEALWREVGPDAVILDLKLPDGEGLDLLERMQLEPPLAPVIMITGHDDMEKAALAIQAGAVDYVRKPLDVDALDAVLDAALAQRRAAGPPALDAGGADSGPPHRIIGKSRAILELHKAIGRAARGRASVLIRGESGTGKELVARALHRAIAPEAPFVAVNCSALVPTLLESELFGHERGAFTGASSRREGRLELAGAGVLFLDEIGDLPLDLQAKLLRVLQEREFQRVGGNRSLPFRAVPIAATHRDLEARVADGSFREDLYFRLRVVEIVVPPLRERREDIPLLVEHFLALYNARFHRRVSKVSRATLAQLEAHDWPGNVRELENRLQAGIMASPGESLVLDLAADAAPIAPTPAGDWQRSLAEVEAEHIRRVLDACGWNQGRACAVLGISRPTLRKKIADYGLRED from the coding sequence GTGACCCAGCTGCTCATCATCGACGACGACCGCGCCATCCGCCGCAGCCTCGAGCTGCACCTCGCCGGACGCGGCTTCAGGGTGCACCAGGCCGGCGACCTGGCCGCGGGCGAGGCGCTCTGGCGGGAGGTCGGCCCCGACGCGGTGATCCTCGATCTCAAGCTGCCGGACGGCGAGGGCCTCGACCTGCTCGAGCGCATGCAGCTCGAGCCGCCGCTGGCGCCGGTGATCATGATCACCGGCCACGACGACATGGAGAAGGCGGCGCTGGCGATCCAGGCCGGCGCGGTGGACTACGTGCGCAAGCCGCTGGACGTGGACGCCCTGGACGCCGTGCTCGACGCCGCCCTCGCCCAGCGCCGCGCGGCGGGCCCGCCCGCCCTGGACGCGGGCGGCGCCGACAGCGGCCCGCCGCACCGCATCATCGGCAAGAGCCGCGCGATCCTCGAGCTGCACAAGGCCATCGGGCGCGCGGCGCGCGGACGGGCCAGCGTGCTCATCCGCGGCGAGAGCGGCACGGGCAAGGAGCTGGTGGCGCGCGCGCTGCACCGGGCCATCGCGCCCGAGGCGCCCTTCGTGGCGGTGAACTGCAGCGCGCTGGTGCCGACCTTGCTCGAGAGCGAGCTCTTCGGCCACGAGCGCGGCGCCTTCACCGGGGCGTCGTCCCGGCGCGAGGGGCGGCTCGAGCTGGCGGGCGCGGGCGTCCTCTTTCTCGACGAGATCGGCGACCTTCCCCTCGACCTGCAGGCCAAGCTCCTGCGCGTGCTGCAGGAAAGGGAGTTCCAGCGGGTGGGGGGCAACCGCAGCCTGCCCTTCCGCGCGGTGCCCATCGCCGCGACGCACCGCGACCTCGAGGCCCGCGTCGCCGACGGCAGCTTCCGCGAGGACCTCTACTTCCGCCTGCGGGTGGTGGAGATCGTCGTGCCGCCGCTGCGCGAGCGCAGGGAGGACATCCCGCTGCTGGTGGAGCACTTCCTCGCGCTCTACAACGCGCGTTTCCACCGGCGGGTGAGCAAGGTCTCGCGCGCCACGCTCGCGCAGCTGGAGGCGCACGACTGGCCGGGCAACGTCCGCGAGCTGGAGAACAGGCTGCAGGCGGGCATCATGGCGAGTCCGGGCGAATCCCTGGTGCTCGACCTGGCGGCCGACGCCGCGCCGATCGCGCCGACTCCTGCCGGAGACTGGCAGCGCAGCCTGGCGGAGGTGGAGGCCGAGCACATCCGCCGCGTACTCGACGCCTGCGGCTGGAATCAGGGCCGCGCCTGCGCCGTGCTGGGCATCAGCCGGCCCACCCTGCGCAAGAAGATCGCGGACTACGGCCTGCGCGAGGATTGA
- a CDS encoding cupredoxin domain-containing protein — MDALQILVTIAGLALIAGTAVFFFGRREQTALATADGGVQRVRIRVERGYDPEVITLRAGLPAVLEFQREEEDPCSERVILDGFGRNVFLPAFETTEVEIQPDETGTFDFACGMGMLKGRIVVRDADAADGEG; from the coding sequence ATGGATGCCCTCCAGATCCTCGTGACGATCGCCGGCCTCGCGCTCATCGCCGGCACGGCGGTCTTCTTCTTCGGCCGGCGCGAGCAGACCGCGTTGGCCACGGCCGACGGCGGCGTACAGCGCGTGCGCATTCGCGTCGAGCGCGGCTACGACCCCGAGGTCATCACGCTGCGCGCCGGGCTGCCGGCTGTGCTGGAGTTCCAGCGCGAGGAGGAGGACCCCTGCTCGGAGCGCGTGATCCTCGACGGCTTCGGCCGCAACGTCTTCCTGCCTGCCTTCGAGACCACCGAGGTGGAGATCCAGCCGGACGAGACCGGCACCTTCGACTTCGCCTGCGGCATGGGCATGCTCAAGGGCCGCATCGTGGTCCGTGACGCCGACGCCGCCGACGGGGAGGGCTAG
- a CDS encoding sensor histidine kinase, protein MASPPRPTPFLGAFGWRLFLSLAVLSLLTAAAVGALAYVRARQALEAEAMAHMRGVARERRARLESWFDERLADMRLLDTLVEEQLARAPADSAALRARLELLLSRQGAYRRCLLLDAAGDVVAQAGATRPDHAALGQLPSLREAAATGEPALGPVALDPAGDPVMHLAVPISVRGRPWGALLAVMRPGQTIQPILADSTGLGRTGETYLVGADSTMLTPSRNMHHPPALTHKMPTVGVHAALAGTSGSAVYRGVLGEDVLGAWEWLPRQQWALMAEIGTTEAFAPLRRLARQIALLALAALLVALLLAVAVSRRLSRPLVALAEASERVAAGDLAVPSLPRGPGEIGGLGDRFTEMVAALARSREALARSGRELARAEQQAELGLLAGGLVHEMRNPLAAVKMNLSSLARGAQLDAVQAEQLALAREQGERLERMLGELLDYSRPVTAMPGLVVAAELAQQVDEASAAALTDCGVRLETALPALPLRFLGDRELLARALVNLVVNAAQAAPADGRVQLRLTRDPDGLVLEVTDRGRGMPPAVRERLFDPFFTTREEGVGLGMSVVKRIVDLHGGRLAVESDEGQGTRVRILIPEDGPAPGGTP, encoded by the coding sequence GTGGCGTCCCCGCCCCGGCCAACGCCCTTCCTCGGCGCCTTCGGCTGGCGCCTCTTCCTGTCCCTCGCCGTGCTCAGCCTGCTCACCGCCGCGGCCGTGGGCGCGCTCGCCTACGTGCGCGCGCGTCAGGCCCTCGAGGCCGAGGCCATGGCGCACATGCGGGGGGTGGCGCGGGAGCGCCGGGCGCGTCTCGAGAGCTGGTTCGACGAGCGCCTCGCCGACATGCGTCTGCTCGACACGCTCGTCGAGGAGCAGCTCGCCCGCGCCCCCGCCGACAGCGCCGCCCTGCGCGCGCGTCTGGAGCTGCTGCTCAGCCGCCAGGGCGCCTATCGCCGCTGCCTGCTGCTGGACGCGGCGGGCGACGTCGTCGCGCAGGCCGGCGCCACGCGACCCGACCACGCCGCGCTCGGCCAGCTGCCTTCCCTGCGCGAGGCCGCGGCCACCGGCGAGCCGGCGCTCGGCCCCGTGGCGCTCGACCCCGCGGGCGACCCGGTGATGCACCTGGCCGTGCCGATCAGCGTTCGCGGACGTCCCTGGGGCGCGCTGCTGGCGGTGATGCGCCCCGGGCAGACCATCCAGCCGATCCTCGCCGACAGCACCGGCCTCGGCCGGACCGGCGAGACCTACCTCGTCGGCGCGGACAGCACCATGCTCACGCCCTCGCGCAACATGCACCACCCGCCCGCGCTCACGCACAAGATGCCCACCGTGGGCGTGCACGCCGCGCTCGCGGGGACCAGCGGCAGCGCGGTCTATCGCGGCGTGCTGGGCGAGGACGTCCTCGGCGCCTGGGAGTGGCTGCCCCGCCAGCAGTGGGCGCTCATGGCGGAGATCGGCACGACCGAGGCCTTCGCGCCCCTGCGTCGGCTGGCGCGGCAGATCGCCCTGCTGGCCCTGGCGGCGCTGCTGGTGGCGCTGCTCCTGGCCGTGGCGGTGTCGCGGCGGCTTTCGCGTCCCTTGGTGGCGCTGGCCGAGGCCAGCGAACGCGTGGCCGCCGGGGATCTGGCCGTGCCATCGCTACCCCGTGGGCCGGGCGAGATCGGGGGGCTCGGGGACCGCTTCACCGAGATGGTCGCCGCCCTCGCCCGCAGCCGCGAGGCGCTGGCGCGCAGCGGACGCGAGCTGGCCCGCGCCGAGCAGCAGGCGGAGCTGGGGTTGCTGGCCGGCGGGCTCGTCCACGAGATGCGCAATCCGCTGGCCGCCGTGAAGATGAACCTCTCCAGCCTCGCGCGCGGCGCGCAACTCGACGCCGTGCAGGCCGAGCAGCTCGCCCTCGCCCGCGAGCAGGGTGAGCGGCTCGAGCGCATGCTGGGCGAACTCCTGGACTACAGCCGGCCGGTCACGGCGATGCCGGGCCTGGTGGTGGCCGCCGAACTGGCGCAGCAGGTGGACGAGGCCAGCGCGGCGGCCCTGACCGACTGCGGCGTGCGCCTGGAGACCGCGCTGCCCGCGCTGCCTCTGCGCTTCCTCGGCGATCGCGAGTTGCTCGCCCGGGCGCTGGTCAACCTCGTGGTGAACGCCGCGCAGGCGGCGCCGGCCGACGGGCGCGTCCAGCTGCGCCTCACGCGCGATCCGGACGGTCTCGTGCTCGAGGTGACCGACCGCGGCCGCGGCATGCCGCCGGCCGTGCGCGAGCGGCTCTTCGACCCCTTCTTCACGACGCGCGAGGAGGGCGTGGGCCTGGGCATGAGCGTGGTGAAGCGGATCGTCGACCTGCACGGCGGCCGTCTCGCGGTGGAGTCCGACGAGGGCCAAGGCACGCGCGTCCGCATCCTGATTCCCGAAGACGGCCCCGCGCCCGGAGGCACGCCGTGA
- a CDS encoding DUF302 domain-containing protein yields MTTTTRNSYGLFLDLPGSVADWRPRAEAALKAEGFGILTEIDVQATLRAKLGEEVPAQVILGACNPPLAHGAMVAETDIGLLLPCNVTLRELPPDPTESSRSVHTRIGIMDIASLMGVIENPALGPIAAQVNERLARVLQALGNEA; encoded by the coding sequence ATGACCACCACCACCCGCAACAGCTACGGTCTCTTCCTCGACCTGCCCGGCAGCGTGGCCGACTGGCGCCCGCGCGCCGAGGCGGCGCTGAAGGCCGAGGGCTTCGGCATCCTCACCGAGATCGACGTGCAGGCCACCCTGCGCGCGAAGCTCGGCGAGGAGGTGCCCGCGCAGGTCATCCTCGGCGCCTGCAATCCGCCCCTGGCCCACGGGGCGATGGTGGCCGAGACGGACATTGGCCTGCTGCTGCCCTGCAACGTCACCCTGCGCGAACTGCCGCCCGACCCGACCGAGTCCAGCCGCAGCGTTCACACCCGCATCGGGATCATGGACATCGCCAGCCTCATGGGCGTGATCGAGAACCCCGCGCTCGGTCCCATCGCCGCGCAGGTGAACGAGCGCCTCGCGCGCGTGCTGCAGGCCCTGGGGAACGAGGCCTAG
- a CDS encoding copper-translocating P-type ATPase: MSVQGSKATPRAREDGLQLRQLPVTGMHCASCALTVERSLAAVPGVAEASVNFASSKVQLRYDPAKVSEDALVHAVEEQGYGLDIPAPDAPAVEERDREQATRDRELASVRRRLAVAIPSAALVFLLGFAGHLPGLRALPETGLRLVQLALTLLVLGWAGREFFTGAWAALRHRRADMNTLVALGTGAAFAYSAVATLVPLLTGRFAGQDVYFDTAAIIAALILLGRLLEARARGQSSAAMRKLMDLAARVAHRLEDGAERDVPVDALQAGDRVRVRPGEKIPADGRVVAGRTLVDESMLTGEPVPVEKVEGDRVVGATLNQRGSIEVELTQVGRDTMLAQIIRLVEEAQGSKAPIQRLADRIAGVFVPVVMMLAMAAFVLWFDLGPDPRFLHALTAFITTLIIACPCALGLATPTAIMAGTGRGAELGVLIKGGESLERAQHLDAIVLDKTGTLTEGKPRLRQLLPAAGQSEGALLRQAAALEADSEHPLAEAFRDAARKHALDLPRIADFDAAVGQGVSGRLEGRLLRLGRLSWLEEEGVDAAALRGGRERAAALEAEGQTVVHLAADGDYLGALAVADPLKEGSADAVAALRAMGLRVILLTGDNRRTGEAVAKAVGADAVEAELLPADKAAHIAALQKKGERVAMVGDGLNDAPALAQADLGIAIGTGTDVAMEASDLTLVHGDLRAALRALSLSRATMRTIKQNLFWAFVYNVLGVPIAMGALYPVFGLVLSPVIASAAMAMSSVSVVSNSLRLQRFQAIQ; encoded by the coding sequence ATGAGCGTCCAGGGCAGCAAGGCGACTCCCCGCGCACGGGAAGACGGTCTGCAGCTCCGCCAGCTTCCCGTGACCGGCATGCACTGCGCCAGCTGCGCTCTGACCGTGGAGCGCAGCCTGGCGGCGGTGCCCGGCGTGGCCGAGGCGAGCGTGAACTTCGCCAGCTCGAAGGTGCAGCTTCGCTACGACCCGGCGAAGGTGAGCGAGGACGCGCTCGTGCACGCCGTCGAGGAGCAGGGCTACGGGCTCGACATCCCGGCGCCGGACGCCCCCGCGGTGGAGGAGAGGGATCGCGAGCAGGCCACGCGCGACCGGGAGCTGGCGAGCGTCAGACGCCGTCTCGCGGTGGCGATTCCGTCGGCGGCCCTGGTCTTCCTGCTGGGCTTCGCCGGCCACCTGCCCGGCCTGCGCGCGCTGCCGGAGACGGGCCTGCGGCTCGTCCAGCTCGCCCTGACGCTCCTCGTGCTCGGCTGGGCCGGCCGCGAGTTCTTCACCGGCGCCTGGGCGGCGCTGCGCCACCGGCGCGCCGACATGAACACCCTCGTGGCCCTGGGCACCGGCGCGGCCTTCGCGTATAGCGCGGTGGCCACGCTGGTCCCGCTGCTCACGGGCCGCTTCGCAGGGCAGGACGTCTACTTCGACACCGCGGCGATCATCGCCGCGCTGATCCTGCTGGGGCGCCTGCTCGAGGCGCGGGCCCGCGGGCAGAGCTCCGCGGCCATGCGCAAGCTCATGGATCTCGCCGCGCGCGTCGCCCACCGTCTGGAGGACGGCGCCGAGCGCGACGTTCCGGTGGATGCGCTCCAGGCCGGGGACCGCGTGCGCGTCCGACCCGGCGAGAAGATCCCCGCCGACGGCCGCGTGGTCGCTGGTCGCACCCTCGTGGATGAGTCCATGCTCACCGGCGAGCCCGTCCCCGTGGAGAAGGTCGAGGGGGACAGGGTCGTCGGCGCCACGCTGAACCAGCGGGGGAGCATCGAGGTGGAGCTGACCCAGGTCGGCCGCGACACGATGCTCGCCCAGATCATCCGGCTCGTGGAGGAGGCCCAGGGCTCCAAGGCGCCGATCCAGCGCCTGGCCGACCGCATCGCGGGCGTCTTCGTCCCCGTGGTCATGATGCTGGCCATGGCGGCCTTCGTGCTGTGGTTCGACCTCGGTCCGGACCCGCGCTTCCTGCACGCGCTGACGGCCTTCATCACCACATTGATCATCGCCTGCCCCTGCGCGCTGGGTCTCGCCACGCCCACGGCCATCATGGCCGGCACGGGGCGCGGCGCGGAGCTGGGCGTGCTCATCAAGGGCGGCGAGAGCCTCGAGCGCGCGCAGCATCTGGACGCGATCGTCCTCGACAAGACCGGCACCCTCACCGAGGGCAAGCCCCGCCTGCGACAGCTGCTGCCGGCCGCGGGCCAGAGCGAGGGCGCGCTCCTGCGACAGGCGGCGGCCCTGGAGGCGGACAGCGAGCATCCGCTCGCGGAGGCCTTCCGCGACGCGGCCAGGAAGCACGCGCTCGACCTGCCCCGGATCGCGGACTTCGACGCGGCAGTGGGTCAGGGCGTGAGCGGCCGCCTGGAGGGCCGCCTGCTGCGCCTCGGCCGTCTCAGCTGGCTGGAGGAGGAGGGCGTGGACGCCGCCGCGCTGCGGGGGGGCCGCGAGCGCGCGGCTGCCCTGGAGGCGGAGGGCCAGACCGTCGTGCACCTGGCCGCCGACGGGGACTACCTGGGCGCGCTGGCCGTGGCCGATCCGCTCAAGGAGGGTTCGGCGGACGCCGTGGCCGCGCTGCGCGCCATGGGCCTGCGCGTGATCCTGCTCACCGGCGACAACCGGCGCACCGGCGAGGCCGTGGCGAAGGCGGTGGGCGCGGACGCGGTGGAGGCCGAGCTGCTCCCCGCGGACAAGGCCGCGCACATCGCCGCACTGCAGAAGAAGGGCGAGCGGGTGGCCATGGTCGGCGACGGCCTCAACGATGCGCCGGCCCTCGCGCAGGCGGACCTGGGCATCGCCATCGGCACCGGCACCGACGTGGCCATGGAGGCCTCGGATCTCACCCTCGTCCACGGCGATCTGCGCGCCGCGCTGCGCGCGCTGTCGCTCAGCCGCGCCACGATGCGGACCATCAAGCAGAACCTGTTCTGGGCCTTCGTCTACAACGTGCTGGGCGTGCCCATCGCCATGGGCGCGCTCTACCCCGTCTTCGGCCTCGTGCTGTCGCCGGTGATCGCCTCGGCGGCCATGGCCATGTCCTCGGTGTCGGTGGTGAGCAACAGCCTCCGGCTCCAGCGTTTCCAGGCCATCCAGTGA
- a CDS encoding TolC family protein has protein sequence MDRLKRGRWAAAALLLGLAASPAPAQPALPDAPTLDDYLAFAEANSPELAAADQRWSAAREAAAGAGALPDPVLSYGYFFTPVETRVGPQRDRLGLRQSLPWFGTLGLQGEAASAGARAAGARREGVRRGIVRAVKGAYVELAYLHRAIQVTEENVSLLDRLEGVVRSRYRTGAADYSTLIRVQVERGKLQDRLRGLEDRRRPLTAALNASLGRPEGEPLPWPDALPAMEVALDADSLRQRLGADHPELLALAAEVERQRAAESLAGKAGWPSITLSVERIRTDPAVMPDVADSGKDPVVGGIALSLPLWRGKVAAGRREAASRRLAAEASRQDLLNRLDARLESALYDHRDAARKIALYDGELIPQARQSLAATEEAFRAGGAGFDGLVDAERLLLEFRLNLERARADRALALADIEQLTGEPTPRTTP, from the coding sequence ATGGACAGGCTGAAGCGCGGCCGCTGGGCCGCCGCGGCACTGCTGCTCGGTCTTGCCGCGTCGCCCGCCCCGGCCCAGCCGGCGCTGCCCGACGCGCCCACCCTGGACGACTACCTGGCCTTCGCCGAGGCGAACAGCCCCGAGCTGGCCGCCGCCGACCAGCGCTGGAGCGCCGCCCGCGAGGCGGCCGCCGGCGCGGGCGCCCTGCCCGATCCCGTGCTCAGCTACGGCTACTTCTTCACCCCGGTGGAGACGCGCGTGGGTCCCCAGCGCGACCGCCTGGGCCTGCGCCAGTCACTGCCCTGGTTCGGCACCCTCGGCCTGCAGGGCGAGGCCGCGTCGGCCGGCGCCCGGGCCGCCGGGGCGCGCCGCGAGGGCGTGCGGCGGGGCATCGTCCGCGCCGTGAAGGGCGCCTACGTCGAGCTGGCCTACCTGCACCGCGCGATCCAGGTGACCGAGGAGAACGTCTCGCTGCTGGACCGGCTGGAGGGCGTCGTGCGCTCGCGCTACCGCACGGGGGCCGCGGACTACTCGACGCTGATCCGCGTCCAGGTGGAACGGGGCAAGCTGCAGGATCGCCTGCGCGGCCTCGAGGATCGCCGCCGGCCGCTCACGGCCGCGCTGAACGCGAGCCTGGGCCGGCCCGAGGGCGAGCCCCTGCCCTGGCCGGACGCGCTGCCGGCGATGGAGGTCGCGCTGGACGCCGACAGCCTCCGCCAGCGGCTGGGCGCGGATCACCCCGAGCTGCTGGCCCTGGCCGCCGAGGTGGAACGCCAGCGCGCGGCCGAGTCGCTGGCCGGCAAGGCGGGCTGGCCGTCGATCACGCTGAGCGTGGAGCGCATCCGCACGGATCCCGCCGTCATGCCCGACGTGGCCGACAGCGGCAAGGATCCGGTGGTGGGGGGCATCGCCCTCAGCCTGCCGCTCTGGCGCGGCAAGGTGGCCGCCGGGCGCCGGGAGGCCGCGTCGCGACGGCTGGCCGCGGAGGCATCCCGGCAGGATCTGCTGAACCGCCTCGACGCGCGCCTCGAGAGCGCGCTCTACGACCACCGCGACGCCGCGCGCAAGATCGCGCTCTACGACGGCGAGCTCATTCCCCAGGCCCGGCAGTCCCTGGCCGCCACGGAGGAGGCCTTCCGCGCCGGCGGCGCCGGCTTCGACGGCCTGGTGGACGCCGAGCGCCTGCTGCTCGAGTTCCGTCTGAACCTCGAGCGGGCGCGCGCCGATCGGGCCCTCGCGCTGGCGGACATCGAACAGCTGACCGGAGAACCCACGCCAAGGACCACGCCATGA
- a CDS encoding T9SS type A sorting domain-containing protein has protein sequence MKGLAFLLLLIPAAASAATHRVPSDYATIQAGIDACSEGDTVLVAPGTYTGAGNRDLNFHGVNLVLTSEAGAEATVIDCEHESRAITFGSGEGPSSLVSGFTLYQGSEWNGGAIHCEDASPTLRELVIDDCVAQGIGGGLYLRHSSASFTFSTVRNCQAGSPISWGGGGGGLGAYVSSPLIHDVRFERNTVWAGDVGGECCPEANGGGVFLQYCDVDLHHLVFYQNQAIFYTGGNGSGQGGGLYSRGDITLSDATFVGNGARRGSGSVIKVIDGTLALERVLIAYNGIGWFSPGLPVVGDVTASCCLSYGNTGGNWVGGLDGQEGINGNLTINPWLCGWKEGVLTVSEVSPCLPENNSCGALIGALGMGCSGPAPDGFVASADRSDGVFMTWGWTGSPPSGFQIERDHETVLVGVDPQQRSWLDSAAEVGEHDYALRAIIDGGASPLAYAEGKRLTPDIVVTSPNGGEVLHFGAQVNLRWLPDAGETGELVDVELSRSGPDGPWETLFAGTAHDGQETWIVAGEYSTNCYLRVKSPDREDISDAPFKVGTHETRVPEDAGTVAEALLATARHDTVTLAPGSYFEHGLSMVSGAVLRGDVDAPGSVLVNGQWLGRILDCSNTDEETLVEGLTFLNGHVVGSGGAMVAQSAKLTVQHCRFIGNTATGSGGAISMGNYGTHPRFRHCVFEGNSCGQSGGAISIPNVSASFFDCRFAMNSANDGGAVYAHLSDPDFQRCHFEENHAVYSGGAAYLSWVLIGVTPAPIQSCVFVRNHSGGDGGALHLTLADVELTHLTFVANDAQGSGSAIFTNSYSLLPIISKCLIWGSGQGAVIGCAEESPLLDCCDLFVEGEDAWAGCVAGQLGANGNVSLDPRFCNPDAGDFRLMPDSPCLPANNDCGVLIGAFGEGCDNTPVLLSSFTATPAAGAVDLTWQASLGEFRLTAAVGETTWDVPWTATGEGVYAARDVSPQLAPGGGFVYTLEGREPGETWQLLRALTVTVPPAFATRLFKPHPNPFNPKVTVPFSLAAPGRVRVEVFDLAGRRVATLADRRFGGGAHDLTWDGADQASGVYLLRFSAAGHTQSKRLVLLR, from the coding sequence ATGAAAGGGCTCGCGTTCCTGCTTTTGCTGATACCAGCCGCCGCCAGTGCGGCGACCCACCGTGTGCCGTCGGACTACGCCACGATCCAGGCGGGCATCGACGCCTGCTCCGAGGGCGACACGGTGCTGGTGGCGCCGGGGACGTACACGGGGGCGGGGAATCGCGACCTGAACTTCCATGGGGTGAATCTCGTGCTCACCTCGGAGGCCGGGGCAGAGGCGACGGTGATCGACTGTGAGCATGAGTCGAGAGCGATCACGTTCGGCAGCGGCGAGGGGCCGAGCAGCCTCGTCTCGGGCTTTACCCTGTATCAGGGCAGCGAGTGGAATGGTGGTGCTATCCACTGCGAGGATGCCTCACCGACCCTACGCGAACTCGTCATCGACGATTGCGTCGCCCAGGGCATCGGAGGCGGCCTCTACCTGCGGCATAGCAGCGCTAGCTTCACCTTCTCCACCGTGCGGAACTGCCAGGCAGGGTCCCCGATTTCCTGGGGGGGCGGTGGTGGCGGTCTGGGGGCCTACGTGTCGTCGCCCCTCATCCACGACGTCCGCTTCGAGCGAAACACGGTTTGGGCGGGAGATGTCGGCGGTGAGTGCTGCCCCGAGGCTAATGGTGGTGGTGTCTTCCTCCAGTACTGCGATGTCGATCTGCACCACCTCGTGTTCTACCAGAACCAGGCCATCTTCTACACCGGAGGCAATGGCAGCGGGCAGGGCGGCGGACTCTACTCCAGAGGCGACATCACGCTGTCCGATGCGACGTTCGTGGGCAACGGAGCGCGCAGGGGCTCAGGGTCGGTGATCAAGGTCATTGATGGGACGCTGGCCCTAGAGCGGGTACTGATCGCCTACAACGGGATCGGCTGGTTTTCTCCCGGACTTCCGGTGGTGGGAGATGTGACGGCAAGTTGCTGTTTGTCCTACGGAAACACGGGCGGGAACTGGGTGGGCGGCCTCGATGGCCAGGAGGGGATCAACGGCAACCTGACGATCAATCCCTGGCTGTGCGGCTGGAAGGAGGGTGTTCTGACCGTGTCGGAAGTATCGCCCTGTCTCCCGGAGAACAACTCCTGCGGCGCGCTCATTGGTGCACTGGGGATGGGCTGTAGCGGGCCTGCTCCTGACGGCTTCGTCGCGAGCGCGGATCGCAGCGACGGGGTCTTCATGACCTGGGGCTGGACGGGGAGTCCGCCGTCGGGATTCCAGATCGAGCGCGATCACGAGACCGTTCTGGTGGGCGTGGATCCCCAGCAGCGGTCGTGGCTGGATAGCGCTGCCGAGGTTGGCGAGCACGATTACGCCCTCCGTGCCATCATCGATGGCGGAGCGAGCCCGCTGGCCTATGCTGAGGGCAAGCGCCTGACCCCGGACATCGTGGTGACGAGTCCCAATGGCGGCGAGGTCCTTCACTTCGGCGCGCAGGTCAATCTGCGCTGGTTGCCCGACGCCGGGGAGACGGGGGAGCTGGTGGATGTGGAGCTCTCGCGTTCCGGTCCCGACGGACCCTGGGAAACGCTGTTCGCGGGGACGGCCCACGACGGGCAGGAGACCTGGATCGTCGCCGGGGAGTACTCCACCAACTGCTACCTTCGCGTGAAGTCCCCCGACCGTGAAGACATCAGCGATGCGCCCTTCAAGGTGGGAACGCACGAGACCCGGGTGCCCGAGGACGCGGGCACCGTGGCGGAAGCTCTGCTCGCGACCGCTCGCCATGACACGGTGACCTTGGCCCCTGGCAGCTACTTTGAGCACGGGCTGAGCATGGTTTCTGGTGCCGTTCTGCGCGGAGACGTCGATGCGCCCGGGTCGGTGCTGGTGAACGGCCAGTGGCTAGGGCGGATCCTCGACTGCTCGAACACCGATGAGGAGACGCTTGTCGAGGGTCTGACCTTCCTGAACGGCCATGTCGTGGGCAGTGGTGGAGCGATGGTCGCACAGAGCGCCAAGCTCACGGTGCAACACTGCCGGTTCATCGGCAACACTGCGACTGGTTCGGGCGGTGCGATCTCCATGGGCAACTACGGGACCCATCCGCGATTCAGGCACTGTGTGTTCGAGGGCAACAGCTGCGGGCAGTCGGGGGGTGCAATCTCGATCCCGAACGTCAGCGCGAGCTTCTTCGATTGTCGATTCGCGATGAACTCCGCGAATGATGGTGGTGCGGTCTATGCACATCTCTCCGACCCAGACTTCCAGCGCTGTCACTTCGAGGAGAATCACGCTGTTTACAGCGGAGGCGCAGCGTACTTGAGCTGGGTCCTCATTGGGGTGACTCCAGCTCCAATCCAGTCCTGTGTCTTCGTTCGCAATCACAGTGGAGGCGACGGCGGCGCGCTGCATCTTACACTGGCAGACGTGGAGCTGACCCATCTCACCTTTGTGGCCAACGATGCTCAAGGTAGCGGGTCGGCGATCTTTACGAACTCCTACAGCTTGCTACCGATCATTTCGAAGTGCCTCATCTGGGGTTCGGGGCAGGGCGCCGTCATCGGCTGTGCGGAGGAATCCCCGCTGCTGGACTGCTGCGACTTGTTCGTGGAGGGAGAAGACGCTTGGGCGGGATGCGTGGCGGGCCAACTGGGTGCCAATGGAAACGTGTCCTTGGATCCGCGATTCTGCAATCCCGACGCCGGTGACTTCAGGTTGATGCCCGACTCCCCCTGCCTACCCGCCAACAACGACTGCGGCGTGCTGATCGGCGCCTTCGGCGAGGGATGCGACAACACCCCCGTGCTCCTCTCCAGCTTCACGGCCACTCCCGCAGCCGGCGCTGTGGATCTGACGTGGCAGGCCAGCCTCGGCGAGTTCCGCCTCACGGCGGCGGTGGGCGAGACTACCTGGGACGTCCCCTGGACCGCGACCGGCGAGGGCGTCTACGCCGCCCGCGACGTCTCGCCACAACTCGCCCCCGGGGGCGGGTTCGTCTACACGCTGGAGGGCCGCGAGCCCGGCGAGACCTGGCAGCTGCTGCGGGCCCTCACCGTGACCGTGCCGCCGGCCTTCGCCACGCGCCTGTTCAAGCCGCACCCGAATCCCTTCAACCCGAAGGTCACCGTGCCGTTCTCGCTGGCGGCCCCCGGGCGAGTGCGCGTGGAGGTCTTTGACCTGGCTGGTCGGCGCGTCGCCACGCTGGCCGACCGGCGCTTCGGAGGCGGCGCTCACGACCTGACCTGGGACGGCGCCGACCAGGCCAGCGGGGTCTATCTGCTGCGCTTCTCGGCGGCGGGGCACACCCAATCCAAGCGCCTGGTGCTCCTGCGCTGA